In Lacerta agilis isolate rLacAgi1 chromosome 1, rLacAgi1.pri, whole genome shotgun sequence, the following proteins share a genomic window:
- the ZBTB1 gene encoding zinc finger and BTB domain-containing protein 1, whose translation MARTSHSSYVLQQLNNQREWGFLCDCCIAIDDIYFQAHKAVLAACSSYFRMFFMSQQHSTVQLNLSNMKITAECFDLILQFMYLGKIATAPNNFEQFKVAMNSLQLYNVPECLEDIQDTNSSGLRCSSSASSTQNSKMVFGVRMYEETLARSGSEASRCGAEPPSSTVSTSQSREVSDEALQLSSLSEQPLESCKGSVARKASGAKDRVSISRRFGRSFTCDGCGFSFSCERLLDEHIMSCTNRHSYQNARYYGADKKDSGERDSTLKTPSPQLDKFKAEASQATDGSSSPASNVTSGKGTSVSLEALGKQRSRAMERKRIIVKVEPEDNPIDDLKEFNIIKVTDGNDSTDNDELDDDDPVYRYYIEEEVSENRRVRKAFLKPHMPIDEEARKYFRSARVLNSKVSAVEEGPENASCELCGQTITEEDLSSHYLSKHIENICACGKCGQILVKGRQLQDHAQSCGEPQDLTTNGLRNMEEKIDMEESPEEQSEIQDMMYVEMLDEFGDGHFQMNSLPKKQLYRDSACPFRCPNCGLRFETENLVVEHMSSCLDQDLFKNAMMEENERDHRRKHFCNLCGKGFYQRCHLREHYTVHTKEKQFACQTCGKQFLRERQLRLHNDMHKGMARYVCSICDQGNFRKHDHVRHMISHLSAGETICQVCFQIFPNNEQLEQHMDVHLYTCGVCGAKFNLRKDMRSHYNAKHLKRT comes from the coding sequence ATGGCAAGGACCAGCCACAGCAGCTATGTCCTCCAGCAGCTCAACAACCAAAGAGAGTGGGGTTTTCTCTGCGACTGCTGCATTGCGATCGACGACATCTACTTCCAGGCGCACAAAGCCGTCCTTGCCGCCTGCAGCTCTTATTTCAGGATGTTTTTCATGAGCCAGCAGCACAGCACGGTGCAACTGAACCTCAGCAACATGAAGATCACGGCCGAGTGCTTTGATCTCATTTTGCAGTTCATGTATCTGGGGAAAATTGCCACGGCCCCCAACAACTTTGAGCAGTTCAAGGTGGCCATGAACTCGCTGCAGCTGTACAACGTGCCGGAATGTCTGGAAGATATACAGGACACAAACTCCTCGGGTCTCCGGTGCTCCTCTTCCGCTTCCAGCACCCAAAATAGCAAAATGGTATTTGGTGTGCGGATGTACGAAGAGACGCTGGCCCGAAGTGGGAGTGAAGCGAGCAGGTGCGGTGCTGAGCCGCCAAGTTCGACGGTGAGCACATCCCAGAGCAGGGAGGTCAGCGACGAAGCTCTGCAGCTGAGCAGCTTATCTGAGCAGCCGTTGGAGAGCTGCAAAGGGAGTGTTGCGCGCAAGGCCTCTGGCGCCAAAGACCGAGTGTCCATATCGCGCCGCTTTGGGAGGAGCTTCACCTGCGACGGCTGCGGCTTCAGTTTCAGTTGCGAGCGGCTGCTGGACGAGCACATCATGTCCTGCACGAACAGGCACTCGTATCAGAACGCCAGGTATTACGGGGCCGATAAGAAAGACAGCGGCGAAAGAGACTCCACCCTTAAAACCCCATCTCCCCAGCTGGACAAATTCAAAGCAGAGGCAAGCCAAGCGACAGATGGGTCGTCCTCCCCAGCGTCAAATGTAACTAGCGGGAAAGGCACTAGCGTTTCATTGGAGGCGCTGGGCAAACAGCGGAGCCGAGCCATGGAGAGGAAAAGGATAATTGTCAAGGTGGAGCCAGAGGACAACCCCATCGACGACCTGAAAGAGTTTAACATTATTAAGGTGACCGACGGCAACGATTCCACCGACAACGACGAGCTGGATGACGACGACCCGGTTTACAGGTACTACATTGAGGAAGAGGTCAGTGAAAACAGGCGTGTTAGGAAAGCTTTCTTAAAACCCCACATGCCTATTGATGAGGAGGCCAGGAAATATTTTAGAAGCGCCAGGGTCCTCAACAGTAAAGTCAGTGCTGTTGAGGAGGGCCCGGAAAACGCGTCCTGTGAACTGTGCGGGCAGACAATCACCGAGGAAGACCTCTCTTCTCATTACTTGTCCAAGCACATAGAAAACATATGTGCGTGTGGGAAATGTGGCCAGATACTGGTGAAAGGGCGCCAGTTGCAGGATCATGCGCAGTCCTGCGGGGAGCCCCAAGACTTGACCACCAATGGCTTAAGGAACATGGAGGAGAAAATTGACATGGAAGAAAGCCCCGAGGAGCAGTCTGAAATCCAGGACATGATGTACGTGGAGATGCTGGACGAGTTCGGAGACGGCCATTTCCAGATGAACAGTCTTCCGAAGAAACAGCTCTACAGGGATTCAGCTTGCCCTTTCCGGTGCCCTAACTGCGGCTTGCGTTTTGAGACTGAGAATTTGGTGGTTGAGCACATGTCCAGCTGCCTGGATCAAGATCTGTTCAAGAATGCCATGATGGAAGAGAATGAGAGGGACCACAGACGCAAGCATTTCTGCAATCTTTGTGGGAAGGGCTTTTATCAGCGTTGCCACTTACGGGAACACTACACGGTGCACACCAAGGAAAAACAGTTTGCTTGTCAGACGTGCGGCAAGCAGTTCCTAAGAGAGCGCCAGTTGCGCCTTCACAACGACATGCACAAGGGCATGGCCAGGTATGTCTGCTCCATTTGTGACCAAGGAAACTTCCGGAAGCACGATCATGTCCGGCACATGATATCCCACCTGTCAGCTGGAGAGACAATATGCCAGGTCTGCTTTCAGATTTTCCCAAATAACGAACAACTCGAGCAGCACATGGATGTTCACCTCTATACATGTGGCGTATGTGGCGCCAAATTTAATCTGAGGAAAGATATGAGATCTCACTATAATGCCAAACATTTGAAAAGAACATGA